The sequence GGTGGCCGGAGTTTCATGGGCGTCGGGTCTTGCGGTGCTGCCGTTGATGCTGCGCGGTTTTGTGGACATCGAACAGGTCGTGCCGGGTTTTTTCAACCTGACGATGGCAGGTGCGTTGCTGGCGCTGGCGTACCAACGCACGGGCAACCTTTACTTTTCCGTCGGGCTGCACGGAGGGTGGATTTTCTGGCTCAAGTCGTATGGTTTCCTCACGCGCGAAGTGCCGGGCGCCCACGCGTGGTTTTGGGGGACAAGCAAAATGGTGGACGGCTGGCTCGCGCTGCCGGCGCTCGCAGCAGTATTGATGGTTCTCGGGAGACTGTTGCCGCGCGGGAAAAGCGCCGGAAACGCTTCGAGCGCATGAATCCGACGGCGCCGCAAGCGGGATTGAAAAGCTGGCTTGATGCCGGGCTCGCCTTTTTTTATCCTCCGGTTTGCCAACTCTGTTATTCCGAGTCCGCGACGACCGTGGATGGGTACGTTGGAGCGCGTTGCTGGCAGAGCGTGCGCTTCATCAAACCGCCGTTCTGCGAGTGTTGTGGCCTGCCGTATGAAGGCGAAATTACGACACACTTTGAATGCAGCAACTGCCGGGAGATGGAACTCCACTTCAGGTTCGCGCGTGCCGCGGTGGTCGCGGGCAAGCTCGTGCTCGAGGTCATCCACCGTTATAAATATCAACGGGCTCTCTGGTTCGAGCCGTTTCTGGTCGATCTGCTGTTGCGCGCCTCCCGATCCACGCTCGGCTCCGGGCGCTGGGACATGATCGTTCCCGTGCCATTGCACCCTTTGAAAAAACGCGAACGCGAATTCAACCAGGCCGAACGGCTGGCCGAACGCCTGGGCGCGGTTGTTCGGATTCCGGTGAACACACGCGTGTTGCGGCGCGTCGAACCCACCCGGACGCAGACGCTGCTCACGCGCGAGGAGCGCGCAGCGAACGTTCGCAACGCATTCGTTGTCCGGCCCGGTTGCCAACTCGACGGCGGACGGGTTATCATCGTGGACGACGTGTTGACCACCGGCGCCACGACGAGTGCCTGCGCCCGCGCGTTGCGAAAGGCCGGTGCCAGCGACGTCGGGGTGTGGACGGTTGCGCGCGGGTTATAATTTATGAGAGTTTCCTTTGAGCCGAACCCAGCGGATAGTTTGAGAGTCCCGTCGGCCCCTTGCCCTCGTCCCCTGACAGTCAACCCTCAACCTGATTATTGAGCCATGTCCACGACCACTTTCACTAAAAAGGCCCTGGGTCTGGAATCCGTCGAGCCGGCCGTGACTCCACCGCCCGCCGGGACTGAGGCCACGTTCACAAAAAAGCCGAAACTGGGATCGACCAAATCGAAGAAACGCGACATTCCGGAAGGTCTGTGGACGAAGTGCCCGAAATGCTCGACGATGATCTTCGACAAGGAACTGGACGACAACCTCAAAGTCTGCGTCAAATGCGGACACCATTTTCCGATTGGCGCACGCGAGCGCATCAATGCGCTCGTCGAGACCTGCACGTTCGAGGAGATGGACGCGGACATGACCAGTGTGGACCCGCTGAGATTTGTCGATCGGATTCCTTACACCACCCGCATTCAGGAACATCAGACCTCCACCCGATTGAAGGATGCGGTCATCACCGGAATCTGCAAAATCAACGACCATCGGGTGGCGCTCGGCGTGATGGATTTCAGTTTCATCGCCGCGACCCTGGGATCCGTGGTGGGCGAAAAGCTGACGCGGCTGATTGAAAAGGCGACGGAGAAAGAATTGCCGTTGATCATCATTTCCACCAGCGGCGGCGCACGGATGCAGGAAGGCATGCTGAGTCTGATGCAGATGGCCAAGACCTGCGGTGCGCTGGCGTATCACGCCGAAGCGAAGCTCCCTTACATCAGTGTGCTAACGCACCCGACCACCGCCGGCGTCATGGCCAGCTACGCGAGCGTGGGAGACCTCATCCTCGCCGAACCGGGCGCGATGATTGGATTTGCCGGACCGCGCGTGATTAAAGACACCACGCAAGCGGAGTTGCCGCCGGGGTTTCAGACCGCGGAATTCCTCATGGATCACGGCCTCATTGACGCCATCGTGCCGCGAAAGGAAATGAAGGAACGCTTTACCGACTACCTCGAATTCCTGACCGAGCGCATAAAGAAAGCGGCCGCGCCGCGCCGCGGTGAGGACAGTGACACGCGCCAGTGAACGGAAGTCCGCACCCGACTTTTTGCTGTTGTTCCGAACAGGGATCTGAGAGCAACCGCGCGGCCGCGCCGAGCTGACTTCGAGTCCATTCGCGTGTTTCCGGACGAAAATCAGTGAGTGAGGCGAAACTTGTTCCGTTTGGTTTGGTTTGCTAGCATCAAGCCAGTCGCATGAACTCCAACCTTTATCCACTACTGGTCCTGGTCGTTTCGTTTTTTGCGTCACCGCGCGCTTTCCCGGGGCAAACGTTGCCTGCTTCCGATCAACGCGCCGCGAACTTCAAGGATTTGAACACACCGCGCACGTTTCCGAAAATCGAGTCGAGGGCGGCATGGGAGGCGCGCGCCAAAGAAATTCGCGAACAGATCCTTGTCAGTTGCGGACTGTGGCCGTTGCCGGAGAAAACGCCGCTGGGTGCCCATATTTTTGGGAAAGTCGAACGCGATGGCTACAGCGTCGAGAAGGTTTATTTCCGACCCTACCCCGGCTTCTATCTCGCGGGAAATCTGTATCGGCCACTCGGCAAAGGGAACGGTCCGTTTCCTGCAGTTCTGAATCCGCATGGCCACTGGTCGAATGGACGAATGGCTGACACAAGCGAGGGGAGCATTGCAGCGCGCTGCATTAATTTAGCCAAACAAGGGATGATTGCGTTTTCCTACGACATGGTCGGCTACAATGATACCCGGTTTCCGGACTGGCCTGCAGGCGAGGAATTCTACAAAACACATCGGCGTTTCGGCACGAACGAGGTGAACCTGCTCTGGAATATCAGTCTGATGGGATTGCAGACCTGGAACAGCATCCGCGCTCTTGATTTTCTGGAGTCGCTGCCCGACGCGGACAAATCGCGGCTCGCCTGCACTGGCGCATCGGGAGGCGGCACGCAAACATTCATCCTCGGCGCCGTGGACGACCGGCTGGCGGCACAGGCGCCGGCGGTGATGGTTTCGCACTCGATGCAGGGCGGCTGTTCGTGCGAGAACGCGCCCGGCCTGCGCGTGGAGTACTCGAACATGGAAATAGCCGCCGCTCCCGCGCCGCGGCCGCAGATCATGATCGCGGCGACCGGCGACTGGACGAAAATGATGCTGACGGTTGAAGGCCCCGCAGTAGCGGGCATCTACAAGTTATTCAACAAGGAAGATCAGTTGCGTTACGTGCGTTTCGATTTCAACCACAACTATAATCAGACGAGCCGCGAGGCGGTATACGGCTGGTTCGACCAGTGGTTGCTCGGGCAGCCGGGCTCGCCATCAACCAGAGAGGCGCCCTACACCAAGGAACCAGACTCCGACCTGCGCGTTTTTCCGGATGGCAGGCTGCCGGACGACGCGCTGACCGAACGCGCGTTCGTCCGGTCACTGGTCAAGAGGGGCGAAGCCCAGCTGGAACGATTACGCCCTCGCGATCAGGCGTCTCTGGAGAAATTCAGGAGGGAAATGACTCCCGCATGGAAACACACTTTACAGATCAGTTTTCCCGAGAGTGACGTGCTCGTTGAAGCTGGTGAAGTCCGGAATGTAGGAGACTATGTGGTCTCGACGCTTGCAGTCGGCCGGGCAGGCAAAGGAGACCGGCTGCCCGTGTTGATGATTTCGCCGAAGCGCGACGCTTTGCGAAACCTTGTCGTGCTCGCGCATCCGGATGGCAAGTCGGCATGGCTCGACAGGAGCGGCGCGCCAGTCGGTCTCGCCAGGAAAATCCTGGACCGCGGCAATTCGGTGATACTGTTCGACGCATTCCGGACGGGCGAACTGGCCAGTGAAGCCGCGCAGGCGCGCAGGCATCAGGATCTCTTTTTCACCGCCTATAATCGTACCGATTTACAGGAGCGAGTTCAGGACTGTGCCACGGTTTGCTCATTTGCGCAGGCGCACACGAAAGGTCGTCGGGTCATCCTCTGTGGGACAGAGCGCGCGGGCTTGTGGGCTTTGCTCGCCGCGCCCGCGGCGGCGTCGGTAGCAGCCGATTGCGATTTGCTTGATTCGGGCGACGATTCTGTCCTGATGGAACCGGACCTGTTCGTCCCCGGCCTCCGGAGAATCGGCGGTTTTGCCGGTGCCGCTGCGTTGGCCGCGCCTCACCCGCTCTTGCTGTTCAACACGGGAAAGAATTTTTCTACAACCCTGCTTCAAGGCGCTTATACGGCGGCCGGGGCCTCGGGCATGTTTCGCGCTGAACAGCAGCGGCCAACGGACGACGCGCTTGCCGATTGGCTG is a genomic window of Candidatus Angelobacter sp. containing:
- a CDS encoding ComF family protein, with product MNPTAPQAGLKSWLDAGLAFFYPPVCQLCYSESATTVDGYVGARCWQSVRFIKPPFCECCGLPYEGEITTHFECSNCREMELHFRFARAAVVAGKLVLEVIHRYKYQRALWFEPFLVDLLLRASRSTLGSGRWDMIVPVPLHPLKKREREFNQAERLAERLGAVVRIPVNTRVLRRVEPTRTQTLLTREERAANVRNAFVVRPGCQLDGGRVIIVDDVLTTGATTSACARALRKAGASDVGVWTVARGL
- the accD gene encoding acetyl-CoA carboxylase, carboxyltransferase subunit beta; amino-acid sequence: MSTTTFTKKALGLESVEPAVTPPPAGTEATFTKKPKLGSTKSKKRDIPEGLWTKCPKCSTMIFDKELDDNLKVCVKCGHHFPIGARERINALVETCTFEEMDADMTSVDPLRFVDRIPYTTRIQEHQTSTRLKDAVITGICKINDHRVALGVMDFSFIAATLGSVVGEKLTRLIEKATEKELPLIIISTSGGARMQEGMLSLMQMAKTCGALAYHAEAKLPYISVLTHPTTAGVMASYASVGDLILAEPGAMIGFAGPRVIKDTTQAELPPGFQTAEFLMDHGLIDAIVPRKEMKERFTDYLEFLTERIKKAAAPRRGEDSDTRQ
- a CDS encoding acetyl xylan esterase, with the protein product MNSNLYPLLVLVVSFFASPRAFPGQTLPASDQRAANFKDLNTPRTFPKIESRAAWEARAKEIREQILVSCGLWPLPEKTPLGAHIFGKVERDGYSVEKVYFRPYPGFYLAGNLYRPLGKGNGPFPAVLNPHGHWSNGRMADTSEGSIAARCINLAKQGMIAFSYDMVGYNDTRFPDWPAGEEFYKTHRRFGTNEVNLLWNISLMGLQTWNSIRALDFLESLPDADKSRLACTGASGGGTQTFILGAVDDRLAAQAPAVMVSHSMQGGCSCENAPGLRVEYSNMEIAAAPAPRPQIMIAATGDWTKMMLTVEGPAVAGIYKLFNKEDQLRYVRFDFNHNYNQTSREAVYGWFDQWLLGQPGSPSTREAPYTKEPDSDLRVFPDGRLPDDALTERAFVRSLVKRGEAQLERLRPRDQASLEKFRREMTPAWKHTLQISFPESDVLVEAGEVRNVGDYVVSTLAVGRAGKGDRLPVLMISPKRDALRNLVVLAHPDGKSAWLDRSGAPVGLARKILDRGNSVILFDAFRTGELASEAAQARRHQDLFFTAYNRTDLQERVQDCATVCSFAQAHTKGRRVILCGTERAGLWALLAAPAAASVAADCDLLDSGDDSVLMEPDLFVPGLRRIGGFAGAAALAAPHPLLLFNTGKNFSTTLLQGAYTAAGASGMFRAEQQRPTDDALADWLDK